One segment of Prionailurus bengalensis isolate Pbe53 chromosome E3, Fcat_Pben_1.1_paternal_pri, whole genome shotgun sequence DNA contains the following:
- the SBDS gene encoding ribosome maturation protein SBDS, whose translation MSIFTPTNQIRLTNVAVVRMKRAGKRFEIACYKNKVVGWRSGVEKDLDEVLQTHSVFVNVSKGQVAKKEDLISAFGTDDQTEICKQILTKGEVQVSDKERHTQLEQMFRDIATIVADKCVNPETKRPYTVILIERAMKDIHYSVKTNKSTKQQALEVIKQLKEKMKIERAHMRLRFLLPVNEGKKLKEKLKPLIKVIESEDYSQQLEIVCLIDPGCFREIDELIKKETKGKGSLEVLNLKDVEEGDEKFE comes from the exons ATGTCGATCTTCACCCCCACCAACCAGATCCGCCTAACCAATGTGGCCGTGGTACGGATGAAGCGCGCCGGGAAGCGCTTCGAAATCGCCTGCTACAAGAACAAAGTCGTCGGCTGGCGGAGCGGCGT GGAAAAAGACCTTGATGAAGTTCTACAGACCCACTCAGTGTTTGTAAATGTTTCTAAAGGTCAAGTTGCAAAGAAGGAAGATCTGATCAGTGCATTTGGAACAGATGACCAGACAGAAATCTGTAAGCAG attttgacTAAAGGAGAGGTTCAAGTATCAGATAAAGAACGGCATACACAGCTGGAGCAGATGTTCAGGGACATTGCAACCATTGTGGCCGACAAGTGTGTGAACCCTGAAACAAAGAGACCGTACACTGTTATCCTTATAGAGAGAGCCATGAAGGACATCCACTATTCAGTCAAAACCAATAAAAGTACAAAACAGCAG GCTTTGGAAGTGATAAAGCAGTTAAAGGAGAAGATGAAGATCGAACGTGCTCACATGAGACTTCGGTTCCTTCTTCCAGTGAATGAAGGGAAGAAGCTGAAAGAAAAGCTGAAGCCCCTAATCAAGGTTATAGAAAGCGAAGACTACAGTCAGCAGTTAGAAAtt GTGTGTCTGATTGACCCAGGCTGCTTCAGAGAAATCGATGAGCTcataaaaaaggagacaaaaggcAAAGGTTCTCTGGAAGTGCTCAACCTGAAGGACGTGGAAGAAGGGGATGAGAAATTTGAATGA